A portion of the bacterium genome contains these proteins:
- a CDS encoding N-acetylmuramoyl-L-alanine amidase, translating into MFLKNIRFLIFFILLTSLSIYSLNLEEEIKTRKIPTYLIKDVQYISLKSFLKIINSDNWAKIEDRIFVFFDGTQIKFRIDDKTLIVGGKTIEIKNTPKEIEGDILIPVEDFSKIFADFKISEKKEEREKTSEEKKESRKFIIVIDPGHGGHDSGAIGNYGLKEKDVNLDVSLRLEKYLKKQLESYPSIEIYLTRKEDVFISLEERVNIAKTLNADIFFSVHTNSSRFNRFDATGFETYYPYCKVETNSLPKSNDGEGELKEENNDSVLNQILNNLNETDIIDEGRILAECVQEKLAERLITPDRGAKRGNFYVLKYTPMISVLTEIGFICNPNIEFNLKDVEVRQAIAETLGKAIIEYLKKREIIK; encoded by the coding sequence ATGTTTTTGAAAAATATAAGGTTTTTGATTTTTTTTATTTTATTAACATCTTTAAGCATTTACTCACTAAATTTAGAAGAAGAAATAAAAACGAGAAAAATCCCTACATATTTAATAAAGGATGTTCAGTATATCTCACTAAAATCATTCCTTAAAATAATAAATTCCGATAACTGGGCTAAAATTGAGGATAGGATTTTCGTATTTTTTGATGGTACACAGATAAAATTCAGAATAGATGATAAAACTTTAATTGTAGGTGGTAAAACGATTGAGATTAAAAATACTCCAAAAGAAATTGAAGGAGACATATTAATACCAGTTGAGGATTTTTCAAAAATATTTGCAGATTTCAAAATTTCAGAAAAAAAAGAAGAAAGAGAAAAAACATCAGAGGAAAAAAAAGAAAGTAGAAAATTTATTATAGTAATAGACCCCGGTCATGGAGGACATGATTCAGGTGCTATTGGAAATTATGGTTTAAAAGAAAAAGATGTGAATCTTGATGTATCCTTACGACTTGAAAAATATTTAAAAAAACAACTTGAAAGTTATCCCTCTATAGAAATTTATTTAACAAGAAAGGAAGATGTTTTTATTTCACTTGAAGAAAGAGTTAATATTGCAAAAACATTAAATGCTGATATTTTCTTCTCAGTTCATACAAACTCTTCAAGATTTAATAGATTTGATGCAACAGGTTTTGAGACATATTATCCATACTGTAAAGTAGAAACAAATAGTTTACCAAAATCCAATGATGGAGAAGGAGAATTAAAAGAAGAAAATAATGATTCTGTATTAAATCAGATATTAAATAATTTAAACGAAACCGATATAATTGATGAAGGTAGAATTCTTGCAGAATGTGTTCAGGAAAAACTTGCAGAAAGATTAATAACTCCTGACAGAGGGGCTAAAAGAGGGAATTTCTATGTTTTAAAGTATACTCCGATGATTTCTGTTTTAACCGAGATTGGATTTATATGTAATCCTAATATTGAATTCAATCTGAAAGATGTTGAAGTAAGACAGGCAATTGCAGAGACACTTGGAAAAGCAATTATTGAATATTTAAAGAAAAGAGAAATAATAAAATGA
- the smpB gene encoding SsrA-binding protein SmpB → MKIENKSAYHDYEILERIEAGIVLKGSEVKSIREGKIAFKDSYAKVENGEVFLYNFYIAPYQSSFEKINPLRKKKLLLNKNEIRRLEKRVSEKRLTLVPLSVYFNNRGLAKIELAVAKGKKLFDKRRELKEREIERDIARKMKNMGAK, encoded by the coding sequence ATGAAAATAGAAAACAAAAGTGCTTATCATGATTATGAAATTCTTGAAAGAATAGAAGCGGGTATTGTTCTTAAAGGAAGTGAGGTAAAGTCAATTAGAGAGGGAAAAATTGCATTTAAAGATTCTTATGCAAAGGTAGAAAATGGAGAAGTTTTTCTTTATAATTTTTATATTGCACCCTATCAGTCCTCATTTGAAAAAATCAATCCTTTGAGAAAGAAAAAATTGTTACTGAATAAAAATGAAATAAGACGACTTGAAAAAAGAGTTTCAGAAAAACGCTTGACACTTGTACCACTTTCAGTGTATTTTAATAATAGAGGTCTGGCTAAAATAGAACTTGCTGTTGCAAAAGGTAAAAAGCTCTTTGACAAAAGAAGGGAATTGAAAGAAAGAGAAATTGAGAGAGATATAGCAAGAAAAATGAAAAATATGGGGGCGAAATAG
- the murI gene encoding glutamate racemase yields the protein MNKNPIGIFDSGVGGLSVVKEIIKVLPEENIIYFGDTARVPYGTKSERVIKKFAVEDVIFLLKYNPKLIVIACHTVSSYASYYLRKKFKNIKIIDVIEPTVEKAVKLTKNKKIGVIGTTATISSLRYQKLFSKYKGIEVYTKDCPLFVPVVEEGWFENEISYKIAEIYLSELKKKNIDTLVLGCTHYPYLKKTIQKIMGKNVEIIDASYEVSIKIKNIIEENNLNNKGGKGKISLYFSDISPHVEKTIKFLFEKNNIKYKLTKNV from the coding sequence ATGAATAAAAATCCGATCGGGATTTTTGATTCAGGTGTTGGTGGTTTAAGTGTTGTAAAAGAAATTATAAAAGTCCTGCCAGAAGAGAATATCATTTATTTTGGAGACACAGCAAGGGTTCCATATGGAACCAAATCAGAAAGGGTAATTAAAAAATTTGCAGTTGAAGATGTTATTTTTCTTTTAAAATACAATCCAAAATTGATAGTAATTGCCTGCCATACTGTATCTTCATATGCTTCCTACTATTTGAGAAAAAAATTTAAAAATATCAAAATTATTGATGTTATTGAACCAACTGTTGAAAAAGCAGTAAAATTAACAAAAAATAAAAAAATTGGAGTTATTGGAACAACCGCTACAATTTCAAGTTTAAGATATCAAAAGTTATTTTCAAAATATAAAGGGATAGAAGTTTATACGAAAGATTGTCCTTTATTTGTTCCTGTTGTTGAAGAAGGATGGTTTGAAAATGAAATAAGTTATAAGATTGCTGAGATTTACTTAAGTGAATTAAAGAAAAAAAATATTGATACACTTGTTCTTGGATGTACCCATTATCCTTATTTAAAAAAAACAATACAGAAAATTATGGGAAAAAATGTTGAAATAATTGATGCTTCTTATGAAGTTTCTATCAAAATAAAAAATATAATTGAAGAAAATAATTTAAACAATAAAGGTGGCAAAGGTAAAATATCATTGTATTTCAGTGATATAAGTCCACATGTGGAAAAAACAATCAAATTTCTTTTTGAAAAAAATAACATAAAATATAAACTTACTAAAAATGTATGA
- the queD gene encoding 6-carboxytetrahydropterin synthase QueD has translation MYELKINGEFSSAHSLRNYKGRCENLHGHNWKVEIIVTGETLDRIGLLIDFNILKKKLNIILKMLDHKNLNSIPFFIERNPSSENIAFFIYKKMERLLRGYPVRIQKVTVWENEKQCASYYE, from the coding sequence ATGTATGAACTAAAAATTAATGGAGAATTTTCTTCGGCTCACAGTTTAAGAAATTATAAAGGTAGATGCGAAAATCTACACGGGCATAACTGGAAAGTTGAAATTATAGTAACAGGGGAAACACTTGATAGAATTGGTTTACTTATTGATTTTAATATCTTAAAGAAAAAACTGAACATTATTTTAAAAATGCTTGACCATAAAAATTTAAACTCAATACCCTTTTTTATAGAAAGAAATCCAAGTTCTGAAAATATTGCTTTCTTTATTTATAAAAAAATGGAAAGATTACTCAGAGGTTATCCTGTAAGAATTCAAAAAGTAACGGTATGGGAAAATGAAAAACAATGCGCAAGTTACTATGAATAA